One region of Mucilaginibacter gotjawali genomic DNA includes:
- a CDS encoding UDP-N-acetylmuramoyl-tripeptide--D-alanyl-D-alanine ligase, translating to MTNTEQLYTLFLQHPLIITDTRKILPGSLFFALKGEKFDANTFAEKAIEAGAAYAIIDNPVYQLNEKYLLVDDVLTALQDLARHHRRQLTIPVIGLTGTNGKTTTKELINSVLSQHFKTQATQGNLNNHIGVPLSILTIDASHEMAVIEMGANHQKEIEFLCGIAQPSHGLITNVGKAHLEGFGGFEGVKKGKGELYDFLKKSENPQVRKSEEQDGSGIAFINRDNPDLIEMEQLRGLQNVVYYGKSSANNLVNGEIIENSPLLTLKWANNHTGKSNLVKTQLTGAYNLDNILAAICIGVYFKLSDEEINKGVEDYQPKNNRSQIMQTATNTLICDYYNANPSSMQVAIENIGKIKADRKVLILGDMFELGDEAAAEHTAIIQKAMETPVDQRIFIGKEFALAGATMDHGPWTMDKNVFFDTAEDAVAALKANPIKNSTILVKGSRGMALERLVELF from the coding sequence ATGACAAATACAGAACAACTTTATACGCTTTTTCTTCAGCACCCGCTGATCATTACCGATACCCGGAAAATATTGCCAGGCAGCTTGTTCTTTGCTTTAAAAGGCGAAAAATTTGATGCCAATACTTTTGCTGAAAAGGCGATTGAAGCCGGGGCGGCCTATGCCATAATTGATAATCCGGTTTATCAGCTTAATGAAAAATACCTGCTGGTGGATGATGTTTTAACGGCATTACAGGATCTGGCAAGGCACCACCGCCGACAGCTAACGATCCCCGTGATCGGGCTTACGGGCACCAACGGTAAAACCACCACCAAGGAACTGATCAACTCGGTTTTATCGCAGCACTTTAAAACACAGGCCACGCAAGGCAACCTGAATAACCATATCGGCGTGCCGCTTAGCATCCTGACGATTGATGCTTCGCACGAAATGGCGGTGATTGAAATGGGCGCCAACCACCAAAAGGAAATTGAATTCCTTTGTGGTATCGCGCAGCCCAGCCACGGCCTCATTACCAATGTAGGCAAGGCACACCTGGAAGGCTTTGGCGGCTTTGAAGGGGTAAAAAAAGGCAAGGGTGAGTTGTATGATTTCTTGAAGAAGTCCGAAAATCCGCAAGTCCGGAAGTCCGAAGAACAAGACGGTAGTGGGATCGCTTTTATTAATAGGGATAATCCGGACTTAATAGAAATGGAGCAGTTGCGCGGATTGCAAAACGTAGTTTATTATGGAAAAAGCAGCGCAAACAATTTGGTTAATGGAGAAATAATCGAAAACTCCCCTTTATTAACTTTAAAATGGGCGAATAATCATACCGGTAAAAGTAACCTGGTTAAAACACAGCTCACGGGCGCTTATAACCTCGATAACATTTTGGCTGCTATCTGCATTGGCGTATATTTTAAATTGTCAGATGAGGAGATCAATAAAGGCGTTGAGGATTATCAGCCCAAAAACAACCGCTCGCAAATTATGCAAACGGCCACTAATACCCTGATTTGCGATTATTATAACGCCAACCCCAGCAGCATGCAGGTGGCTATTGAAAATATCGGCAAAATTAAGGCCGACCGGAAAGTGTTGATACTGGGTGATATGTTTGAACTTGGTGATGAAGCCGCAGCTGAACACACCGCCATCATTCAAAAAGCGATGGAAACACCGGTTGATCAACGTATTTTTATCGGTAAAGAATTTGCCCTTGCGGGAGCGACCATGGACCATGGACCATGGACCATGGACAAAAATGTGTTTTTCGATACCGCTGAAGATGCTGTTGCAGCTTTGAAAGCAAATCCTATAAAAAACTCCACCATCCTGGTAAAAGGATCAAGGGGCATGGCTTTGGAACGGCTGGTTGAGTTGTTTTAA
- a CDS encoding nicotinate phosphoribosyltransferase: MKRENLILLADAYKYAHHKLYYPGTTQIFSYLESRGGMFDETVFFGLQYFLKEYLQGPAFTQQDLDEAEGFLLQVFGRDDVFDKSKFQYILDKYDGYLPVKIRAVAEGTAVPVSNVLMTIENTDPECFWLTNFLETLLMQVWYPCTVATLSNQIRKVVTEYYKETATEGAEAGIDFVLNDFGFRGVSSVESAKIGGAAHLLNFSGSDNLAGSGMAIKYYNAQKVYGLSIPATEHSICTLLGEEGELEVFKHVLKTFPTGVIACVSDSYDIFRACEEYWGEDLKDEILKRDGTLVIRPDSGDPIMTLIKIFEILFSKFGFTLNKKGYKVLPKQVRVIQGDGVNYEEIKKIYAALKANRISAENLVLGMGGALLQKVDRDTQKFALKCSSAVINGKEVKVEKSPTEMDGQGNITQSFKKSKGGRLKLIKLNGTFKTVNQDEYPGYTDELQTVFENGKLLNEMTFEQVKANISL, encoded by the coding sequence ATGAAACGCGAAAATTTGATCCTTTTGGCTGATGCCTACAAATACGCACACCATAAATTATACTATCCCGGCACCACACAGATCTTTAGTTACCTGGAGAGCCGCGGCGGGATGTTTGATGAAACGGTATTTTTTGGCCTGCAATATTTTTTAAAAGAGTACCTGCAGGGCCCCGCCTTTACCCAACAGGACCTGGACGAAGCCGAAGGTTTTTTACTGCAGGTATTTGGCCGCGATGACGTGTTCGATAAATCCAAATTCCAGTACATCCTTGATAAATACGACGGGTACTTGCCGGTAAAAATAAGAGCTGTTGCCGAGGGTACCGCCGTGCCGGTAAGCAATGTATTAATGACCATTGAGAACACCGACCCCGAATGCTTTTGGCTCACCAACTTTTTGGAAACCCTGCTGATGCAGGTTTGGTACCCCTGCACCGTGGCCACGCTGAGCAACCAGATCAGGAAAGTAGTTACTGAATATTATAAAGAGACAGCCACCGAAGGCGCCGAAGCAGGGATTGACTTTGTGCTGAATGATTTTGGTTTTCGAGGGGTAAGCAGTGTGGAAAGTGCTAAAATTGGCGGGGCCGCACACCTGCTCAACTTTAGCGGGAGCGATAACCTGGCAGGATCAGGCATGGCTATTAAGTATTATAACGCCCAAAAGGTATATGGCCTCAGTATCCCGGCAACCGAACATAGTATTTGTACCCTGTTGGGTGAAGAGGGCGAACTGGAAGTGTTTAAGCACGTACTTAAAACCTTCCCGACAGGCGTTATTGCCTGCGTATCCGACAGCTACGATATTTTCAGGGCGTGCGAGGAATATTGGGGCGAAGACCTGAAGGACGAAATATTAAAACGTGATGGTACCCTGGTGATCCGCCCGGACAGCGGCGACCCGATCATGACGCTGATTAAAATATTTGAAATCTTGTTCAGCAAGTTTGGTTTTACCCTCAATAAAAAGGGCTACAAGGTGTTGCCCAAACAGGTGCGGGTAATACAGGGCGATGGGGTTAATTACGAGGAGATCAAAAAGATCTATGCTGCCTTAAAGGCAAACCGCATCAGTGCCGAAAACCTGGTGCTGGGCATGGGCGGCGCATTGTTGCAAAAGGTGGACCGGGACACCCAAAAGTTTGCCCTCAAATGCAGCAGTGCGGTTATCAACGGGAAGGAAGTAAAGGTAGAAAAAAGCCCGACCGAAATGGACGGGCAGGGCAACATCACCCAAAGCTTTAAAAAGAGCAAGGGCGGCCGGCTGAAATTAATAAAGCTAAACGGTACATTTAAAACCGTAAACCAGGACGAATACCCCGGCTATACCGATGAACTGCAGACCGTATTTGAGAACGGCAAATTGCTGAATGAAATGACTTTTGAACAGGTGAAAGCCAATATCAGCCTTTAA
- a CDS encoding NUDIX domain-containing protein, whose product MKTGVIIARFQTPYLHDGHKQLISQVEENHTKLVILLGVSPLLGSRKNPYDYYTREKMIKKDYPEVIVLPVSDNPSDKVWSDSIDSLLKSVFPGEQFCLYGSRDSFIPSYSGRFETIELPEHGDYNATELRKQYADKVFDSNDFRAGILYAYYNQYTKVYPTVDIALFRNNKTELLLGKKAINNKWRFIGGFADPEDESYETAAKRELSEECGEMETTGMGYETSAKINDWRYRSEADKIITLLFSCEYIDGAPLAQDDIAELSWIKLADVPQLMADGQTSDEHAGLFNHIIKKYLNL is encoded by the coding sequence ATGAAAACAGGCGTCATCATTGCCAGGTTCCAGACACCATACCTGCACGACGGGCATAAACAGCTCATCAGCCAGGTAGAAGAAAACCACACCAAGCTGGTTATATTACTGGGCGTTAGTCCGCTATTGGGCAGCCGCAAAAATCCTTATGATTATTACACCCGCGAGAAAATGATCAAAAAGGATTATCCGGAAGTGATCGTTTTACCGGTAAGCGATAACCCGAGCGATAAGGTATGGTCGGACAGCATCGACAGTTTGTTAAAAAGCGTATTCCCGGGCGAGCAATTTTGTTTATATGGCAGTCGCGATAGCTTTATACCCTCCTACTCGGGCCGCTTTGAGACCATTGAATTACCCGAACACGGCGACTATAACGCTACCGAGCTGCGCAAACAATATGCCGATAAGGTTTTTGATTCAAACGATTTCAGGGCGGGGATTCTATATGCCTATTACAACCAGTACACCAAAGTTTATCCAACGGTTGACATCGCCCTGTTCCGCAACAACAAAACAGAATTACTGCTGGGCAAAAAGGCCATCAATAACAAATGGCGCTTCATAGGCGGCTTTGCCGACCCGGAAGATGAGAGTTATGAAACCGCTGCTAAACGCGAATTAAGCGAAGAATGCGGCGAAATGGAAACCACCGGTATGGGCTACGAAACGTCGGCAAAGATAAACGACTGGCGTTACCGCAGCGAGGCCGATAAAATTATAACCCTGCTGTTTAGCTGCGAGTATATTGACGGCGCACCACTGGCACAGGATGACATTGCCGAATTGAGCTGGATAAAATTAGCTGATGTTCCGCAACTGATGGCTGACGGCCAAACCAGCGACGAGCACGCAGGGCTATTTAACCATATCATTAAAAAATATTTAAACCTTTAA
- a CDS encoding NUDIX hydrolase gives MPVSQNIKVAVDAVVFGYTSKEGLSVLLIKRDIEPFKDMWALPGGLVGDEESLEDAVHRELKEETGISITYLEQLYSFGKPGRDPRNRVISITYYGLVKPDAFEVCADTDAGDAAWFNIKNLPLLAFDHPEIIETAWKRLQSKILYEPIGFELLDEKFPFSELEKLYVAVLDRPIDRRNFKKKITQFGFLDETDEKQTLGGAGRPGNLYRFNVKKYFRLKKAGINFEI, from the coding sequence ATGCCTGTTTCCCAAAATATTAAAGTAGCTGTTGACGCCGTAGTATTTGGCTATACTTCGAAAGAGGGCCTGTCGGTACTTTTGATCAAACGGGATATCGAACCCTTTAAAGATATGTGGGCGCTCCCCGGCGGGCTGGTGGGTGATGAGGAGTCATTGGAAGACGCCGTACACCGCGAATTGAAGGAAGAGACCGGCATCAGCATAACATATCTTGAACAGTTATACAGCTTTGGCAAACCCGGGCGCGACCCCCGTAACCGGGTCATCTCCATTACCTATTACGGCCTGGTAAAACCCGATGCCTTTGAAGTTTGTGCCGATACCGATGCCGGTGATGCCGCCTGGTTCAATATCAAAAATTTGCCGCTACTTGCGTTTGATCACCCCGAGATCATTGAAACCGCATGGAAGCGGCTGCAAAGCAAGATCCTGTACGAGCCAATAGGCTTTGAGCTGCTGGATGAAAAGTTTCCATTCTCCGAACTTGAAAAACTCTATGTAGCGGTACTTGACAGACCTATAGACCGCCGGAATTTTAAAAAGAAAATAACCCAGTTTGGCTTTTTGGATGAAACCGATGAGAAGCAAACTCTTGGTGGTGCCGGCCGGCCGGGTAACCTATACCGCTTTAATGTTAAAAAATATTTCCGCCTGAAAAAGGCAGGTATCAACTTCGAGATCTAA
- a CDS encoding NAD(P)/FAD-dependent oxidoreductase gives METNTFSYWERTAFIDNADIIVIGSGIVGLSAALHLKKQQPALKVLVLERGFLPTGASTKNAGFACFGSVSEQLVLLEKSTEDEVARLVGYKWRGLQRLRENLGDEAIDYQQHGGYEIFMDDDKEKAEHCLDQMDRLNNLFKDAIGHSDIYAAANDKITAFGFKGICRMIYNPYEGQLHTGKMMRTLLKKVYDLGVIVLNNCEIREINNEGNSVSLKTSQGDFKAGKVILATNAFANQLFPELKVIPGRGQVLITRPIEGLKLKGTYHFDEGYYYFRNIDGRVLFGGGRNLDYKAEETWDFGHTETVKNKLVNYLEEVILPGQDFEVDYWWSGIMGFGEDISPIVKQVEPNIFCAVRCNGMGVAMGSLVGEEVAELALA, from the coding sequence TTGGAAACAAACACATTTTCGTATTGGGAACGCACTGCATTTATTGATAATGCCGACATCATCGTCATCGGTAGTGGGATTGTGGGGCTAAGTGCGGCACTACATTTAAAAAAACAGCAACCCGCACTAAAGGTGCTGGTACTGGAGCGTGGCTTTTTACCCACCGGCGCAAGCACCAAAAACGCCGGTTTTGCTTGCTTTGGCTCTGTATCTGAGCAACTTGTACTGCTCGAAAAATCTACCGAAGACGAAGTTGCCCGCCTGGTGGGTTATAAATGGCGCGGGCTGCAGCGCTTGCGGGAAAACCTGGGCGATGAGGCCATTGATTACCAGCAGCATGGCGGGTATGAAATATTTATGGATGACGACAAGGAAAAGGCGGAGCATTGCCTCGACCAGATGGACAGGCTGAATAATTTATTTAAAGACGCCATCGGGCATAGCGACATTTATGCAGCTGCGAATGACAAAATAACAGCTTTTGGTTTTAAAGGGATTTGCCGGATGATTTATAACCCTTACGAAGGACAACTGCATACCGGTAAAATGATGCGGACCTTATTAAAAAAAGTATATGACCTTGGCGTGATCGTTTTAAATAATTGCGAAATCAGGGAAATTAACAATGAGGGCAATTCCGTCAGCCTGAAAACGTCGCAGGGAGATTTTAAAGCCGGGAAAGTGATACTGGCAACCAATGCGTTTGCCAACCAGCTGTTTCCCGAATTGAAAGTTATTCCCGGCAGGGGGCAGGTTTTGATCACCCGGCCGATTGAAGGCTTAAAGCTAAAAGGCACCTATCATTTTGATGAAGGCTATTATTATTTTAGAAATATTGATGGCCGGGTATTGTTTGGCGGCGGGCGCAACCTTGATTATAAGGCCGAAGAAACCTGGGATTTCGGCCATACCGAAACGGTGAAAAACAAACTGGTAAATTACCTGGAAGAAGTGATATTGCCCGGGCAGGATTTTGAAGTAGATTACTGGTGGAGTGGTATTATGGGTTTTGGCGAAGACATCAGTCCGATAGTGAAACAGGTTGAACCTAATATTTTTTGCGCGGTTAGATGTAACGGAATGGGCGTGGCGATGGGTAGTTTGGTGGGGGAGGAAGTAGCGGAACTGGCGCTGGCTTAG
- a CDS encoding zinc metallopeptidase — protein MGSAWLLMIVIAIVSFIVQWRFKSKFNQYAQMPLSSGLSGREVAERMLRDHGIYDVKVISVEGQLTDHYNPGDKTVNLSPDVFYSRSVASAAVAAHECGHAVQHAKAYTWLSLRTAMVPVINVASTLTQWTLFIGVMLLFFMHNPFVLAIGVAALALVTTFSFITLPVEFDASNRAIAWLNNNYSVMQTSQEHTQAKDALWWAAMTYVVAALSALATLLYYASFLFNRRN, from the coding sequence ATGGGATCAGCATGGTTATTAATGATCGTCATCGCGATAGTGAGTTTTATAGTGCAATGGCGGTTTAAAAGTAAATTTAATCAATACGCGCAAATGCCTTTGTCGTCCGGGCTTTCGGGCCGGGAGGTGGCGGAGCGCATGCTGCGCGATCACGGTATTTATGATGTAAAGGTAATTTCGGTTGAAGGGCAGCTGACAGATCACTATAACCCCGGAGATAAAACAGTAAACCTTAGCCCTGACGTATTTTACAGCAGGAGCGTGGCGTCGGCAGCCGTTGCTGCCCACGAATGCGGGCATGCGGTGCAGCATGCAAAGGCTTACACCTGGTTAAGCCTGCGCACCGCAATGGTACCTGTTATTAATGTGGCCTCAACCTTAACGCAATGGACATTATTTATTGGGGTGATGCTGTTATTTTTTATGCATAATCCTTTTGTGCTGGCTATCGGGGTTGCCGCGCTTGCATTGGTTACCACATTCAGCTTTATTACCCTGCCGGTAGAGTTTGATGCAAGCAACCGGGCTATTGCCTGGCTAAACAACAATTATAGTGTAATGCAAACCAGCCAGGAACATACACAGGCCAAAGATGCCCTTTGGTGGGCCGCCATGACTTACGTAGTTGCCGCCCTTAGTGCTTTGGCTACGTTATTATATTACGCATCATTTCTCTTCAACAGGAGAAACTGA
- a CDS encoding YXWGXW repeat-containing protein has translation MKNIQKIIMLICGMAFFMPATHAQVSIGIGISANIAPPEIPVYEQPECPSDGYLWQPGYWAYDPDGGYYWVPGVWVAPPTRGYLWTPPYWAFEGGSYGFHLGYWGPHVGFYGGINYGFGYGGEGFYGGRWEGRRFMYNSAAWRINRTVIRNTYINNTFVRNNNRYSFNGPGGINRRPNRFEETAMRERHIQATARQRQFQQAARQNRAQFNNINHGHPGAVAMDRVNGRAFNERGQAAAIQRQNANQQRQATQQRMQQQKVQQRQNANQQQQRMQQQKVQQRQNANQQQQRMQQQKVQQRQNANQQQQRMQQQKVQQRQNANQQQQRVQQQKVQQRQNANQQQRPAQQQRPAQQQRPAQQQRPAQQQRPAQQQRPAQQQRPAQPEKHPNGGR, from the coding sequence ATGAAAAATATTCAAAAAATAATTATGCTCATATGTGGTATGGCGTTCTTTATGCCAGCCACACATGCACAGGTAAGCATAGGTATCGGTATTTCAGCAAATATCGCTCCGCCTGAAATACCGGTTTATGAACAACCTGAATGCCCGTCGGATGGGTACTTATGGCAACCCGGTTATTGGGCCTATGATCCGGATGGTGGTTATTACTGGGTACCGGGTGTTTGGGTTGCCCCACCAACCCGTGGTTATTTATGGACCCCGCCGTATTGGGCGTTTGAGGGTGGTTCTTATGGCTTTCATTTAGGCTACTGGGGGCCGCATGTAGGTTTTTACGGTGGCATTAACTATGGCTTCGGTTATGGCGGCGAAGGCTTTTACGGCGGCCGCTGGGAAGGCAGAAGATTTATGTACAATTCTGCAGCGTGGCGTATTAACCGTACGGTAATTCGCAATACGTATATCAACAATACTTTTGTCCGCAACAACAACCGTTACAGCTTTAATGGCCCGGGTGGTATAAACAGGCGCCCAAACCGTTTTGAAGAAACAGCAATGAGGGAACGCCATATCCAGGCTACTGCAAGGCAAAGGCAGTTCCAACAAGCTGCAAGGCAAAACCGCGCCCAGTTTAATAATATAAACCATGGCCATCCCGGAGCCGTAGCAATGGACCGGGTGAACGGCCGTGCTTTTAATGAAAGAGGCCAGGCGGCGGCAATCCAACGCCAGAATGCCAATCAACAGCGCCAGGCAACGCAGCAGCGTATGCAGCAGCAAAAAGTGCAACAACGCCAGAATGCTAATCAGCAGCAGCAGCGCATGCAGCAGCAAAAAGTGCAGCAACGCCAAAATGCTAATCAGCAGCAACAACGTATGCAGCAGCAAAAGGTGCAACAACGCCAGAATGCTAATCAGCAGCAACAGCGTATGCAGCAGCAAAAGGTGCAACAACGCCAGAATGCTAATCAGCAGCAACAGCGTGTGCAGCAGCAAAAGGTGCAGCAACGCCAAAATGCTAACCAACAGCAACGTCCTGCTCAGCAACAAAGACCTGCGCAACAGCAACGTCCTGCGCAGCAACAAAGACCTGCGCAACAGCAACGTCCTGCGCAGCAGCAAAGACCTGCGCAACAGCAACGTCCTGCGCAGCCGGAAAAACATCCTAACGGAGGCAGATAA
- a CDS encoding YXWGXW repeat-containing protein: MKKIAKLLILVSAIAFAVPKTYAQVSVGIGISAGIAPPALPVYEQPACPVEGYIWQPGYWAYDPGDGYYWVPGVWVAPPNPGYLWTPPYWGFAAGVYGFHPGYWGLHVGFYGGINYGFGYGGFGFYGGRWEGNRFMYNTAVWRVNRTFIHNTYIDRTVIRNNTYNHYSFNGPGGANARPTRFEEAAMRERHIQATANQIAHQQAARQNRAQFANVNHGHPTAVAMNRVHGNAYNQRGRIAAAATIQRQRANENMRAQRQRATENRVAERQHANQALRAHATEQRLAQRQNMQLQRQRVTEQRQAQQQRVQQRAQLQQQRMQQRQNMQAQRMQQRQNMQQQRMQQRAQLQQRPAQQRPNRQRPGVR, from the coding sequence ATGAAAAAGATAGCAAAATTATTGATACTGGTTAGTGCAATAGCCTTTGCTGTGCCAAAGACATATGCACAGGTAAGTGTTGGTATTGGCATATCCGCAGGTATAGCGCCGCCAGCCTTACCGGTTTACGAACAACCGGCCTGCCCGGTTGAGGGCTATATATGGCAACCCGGTTATTGGGCCTACGATCCCGGCGACGGTTATTATTGGGTACCTGGCGTGTGGGTAGCTCCGCCAAACCCCGGCTACCTGTGGACCCCTCCTTACTGGGGATTTGCAGCGGGCGTTTATGGTTTCCATCCCGGTTATTGGGGCCTGCATGTAGGTTTTTACGGCGGCATTAATTATGGTTTTGGGTATGGTGGTTTCGGTTTTTACGGAGGCCGGTGGGAAGGTAACCGGTTTATGTATAATACTGCCGTTTGGCGTGTAAACCGTACGTTTATTCATAATACCTATATCGATCGTACGGTAATCCGTAACAACACCTACAATCATTATAGCTTTAATGGCCCCGGTGGTGCAAACGCAAGGCCAACCAGGTTTGAAGAAGCAGCCATGCGCGAACGCCATATACAGGCAACAGCCAACCAAATAGCACACCAGCAGGCTGCGAGACAAAACAGGGCGCAATTTGCGAACGTAAATCATGGCCACCCCACAGCCGTTGCCATGAACAGGGTACACGGAAATGCCTATAATCAACGTGGCCGCATAGCGGCCGCCGCAACCATACAGCGACAGCGGGCAAATGAGAATATGCGGGCGCAGCGTCAGCGTGCTACCGAAAACAGGGTTGCAGAACGTCAGCATGCCAACCAGGCATTGCGGGCACACGCTACTGAACAACGACTGGCACAACGTCAAAATATGCAGCTGCAGCGCCAGAGGGTTACCGAACAACGCCAGGCACAGCAACAAAGGGTACAGCAACGTGCTCAATTGCAGCAGCAACGCATGCAGCAACGGCAGAATATGCAGGCGCAGCGGATGCAGCAGCGCCAGAATATGCAGCAGCAACGTATGCAGCAACGCGCTCAATTGCAGCAAAGGCCGGCACAACAACGCCCTAACCGGCAAAGACCGGGCGTAAGGTAA